In the genome of Fibrobacter sp., the window ACGCATCTTCTGGTACTGACGGTCGGTGAGGGTCTGGGCCGGAGCAACTGTCACACTGTCTCCGGTATGAATACCCATAGGATCAAGGTTTTCTATGGAGCAGATTACAACTACGTTGTCCGCCTTGTCACGCATGATCTCCAGTTCGTATTCTTTCCATCCGATAACCGATTCCTCGATAAGGATCTCATGGATCCTGCTGCAGTGAAGGCCGTATCTGGCAGCTTTTTCGAATTCGGCTTCAGTGAAAACCAGCCCTCCGCCAGTTCCGCCCATGGTGAAAGAGGGTCTGATTATTAGGGGGAAACCGATCTCTGAAGCAATCTGCCAGGCTTCATCGAGATTGTAGGCAAAAGCACTTGCCGGAAGATCGAGCCCGATCCTCTGTATGGCTTTCTTGAACTCACTCCGGTCCTCAGCCCTCTTTATCGCCTTTTCATCGGCTCCGATAAGCTTTACATTGTATCTCTGAAGGACTCCGCTTTCGGAAAGCTCCATCGCGGTGTTAAGCCCGGTCTGTCCTCCCATTGTAGGAAGAAGCGCGTCAGGACGCTCGGCTATAATGATTTTCTCCACAATTTCCGGAGTGACCGGTTCGATATAGGTCCTGTCCGCCATATCGGGGTCAGTCATGATTGTAGCCGGGTTGCTGTTTACAAGTATTACCCTGTATCCCTCTTCTTTGAGAGCTTTACAGGCCTGGGTTCCCGAATAGTCAAATTCACACGCCTGGCCGATTATTATTGGCCCGCTTCCGATGATTAAAATGCTGTCGATGTCGCTTCGTCTTGGCATAATCCTGTCTCTGTTTATGTTAGTACAGTTAAATTCTGTCTGCTTTTTGCTTTTTTACTATCCAGTACATTGATAAACTGCTCAAAGAGATAACCGGAATCATGAGGTCCGGGAGATGCTTCAGGATGATATTGAACGCTGAAAACCCTCTCGGACTTCAGTTCAAGTCCCTCACAGGTGTTATCATTGAGATTCAAATGTGTCAAGGATGCGCCCGTAGAGGTCAGGCTGTCGATGTCAACACAGAATCCGTGATTCTGCGAAGTGATCTCTATGCACCCGTTTTTCATATTCTTTACAGGATGATTTGCGCCCCTGTGCCCGAATTTAAGCTTGTATGTCTTGCCACCCAGGGCTAATGCCAGGAGCTGATGGCCCAGGCAGATTCCAAAAATCGGCTTTTGTCCGATCAGCTTCCGTATTGTTTCAATTGCATAGGTCACTGCGGCAGGATCACCGGGACCATTTGAAAGAAAAATCCCGTCAGGATCGTAACCGAGTATTTCCGATGCGCTGGTGCCGGCAGGAACAACTGTTATCCTGCATCCCAGTGCCTGGAAGATCCGGAGGATGTTGTATTTGATTCCGAAATCAATGGCCACTATGGAGAAACGGGTTTGAGTTTCCTTCGCGAGATTGTTTTTATGCTCGTTCCAGATATATGGCTCTTTACAGGTAACATCCTTTACCACATCAAGCCCCTCCAGACCTCTCCAGGATCTTGCCTTGTCCACAAGATCATCACTGGATACCGCCGTATCACCGGCCCAGATCACCGCCTTCATAGCTCCTTTTACTCTGATATGCCTGGTCAAAGCACGGGTATCGATGTCCTGAACTCCGACAATCCCATTTTCAATCAGGTATTGGGAGATTGTCTTGCAGGAGGTAAAATTTGAGGGGTAGTCACAGGCCTCTTTTACCACAAATCCGCTTACCTGTACCCGTGATGATTCGATATCGGTATGATTGATACCGTAATTTCCGATCAGGGGATAGGTCATGGAGACAATTTGGGAAGAGTAGGAGGGATCAGTCAGGACTTCCTGATACCCGGTGAGGCTGGTATTGAAGACTATTTCACCGATCGATTCGCCTGGTGCACCAAACGATTCGCCTTCGAATATGGTACCATCTTCAAGCGCAATTATTCCTTTCACAAAACCTCGCTTTTTACATGAATCCGCAACAATACATTAGAATACGGTTCAGGTTATAGTTAAAATGTGCAGACACAACAAAAAAAAGGCATCCTCCCCTGTTCGCAGGGAAGAATGCCTTTTTGTATCCGGGACTGTACATGCTTTACTCTTAATAATGGATGCGGTTTTTTTTACAAAACCGAAATCAATATAATGCTTTTTCAGAAAGGTGTCAATACTGTGTTTACAGGGTTACAAAATTGTGCTGATATCTTGACGGATAAATTTACTAGGGCGTAGACAAAAAGGAATGGGATACTGCGTGTCGGGACTCATCTGTCTGTTCTTCCAATCGGAATCGGCATCGGTATCGACTATTTACCACTAAGGAAAATATATCTTGATTAAGGAGAGAAAAATCAGGTTTCGTTTTCAAAAATAATCGATTGTCGGTTCCGACTCCGGAAAAAGGCACTGTTTACAGAATGTAAAATTCACACTGCTGAACCGACTACTGAATACGTCCATTCGACACAGATGCCAGCGCCGGGAGAAAGAGG includes:
- the carB gene encoding carbamoyl-phosphate synthase large subunit, producing the protein MPRRSDIDSILIIGSGPIIIGQACEFDYSGTQACKALKEEGYRVILVNSNPATIMTDPDMADRTYIEPVTPEIVEKIIIAERPDALLPTMGGQTGLNTAMELSESGVLQRYNVKLIGADEKAIKRAEDRSEFKKAIQRIGLDLPASAFAYNLDEAWQIASEIGFPLIIRPSFTMGGTGGGLVFTEAEFEKAARYGLHCSRIHEILIEESVIGWKEYELEIMRDKADNVVVICSIENLDPMGIHTGDSVTVAPAQTLTDRQYQKMRDAAVAIIREIGVETGGSNIQFAVDPRTGRMVVVEMNPRVSRSSALASKATGFPIARFAAKLAVGYTLDEIRNDITQETPASFEPTIDYCVVKIPRFAFEKFPEADSTLGIQMKSVGETMAIGRTFKEALQKGLRGLETGRKGLDYLSFPINGEEELLASLARPGSDRLFLIRFALQNGVSPVKIADITRIDPWFINNIASI
- the carA gene encoding glutamine-hydrolyzing carbamoyl-phosphate synthase small subunit; amino-acid sequence: MKGIIALEDGTIFEGESFGAPGESIGEIVFNTSLTGYQEVLTDPSYSSQIVSMTYPLIGNYGINHTDIESSRVQVSGFVVKEACDYPSNFTSCKTISQYLIENGIVGVQDIDTRALTRHIRVKGAMKAVIWAGDTAVSSDDLVDKARSWRGLEGLDVVKDVTCKEPYIWNEHKNNLAKETQTRFSIVAIDFGIKYNILRIFQALGCRITVVPAGTSASEILGYDPDGIFLSNGPGDPAAVTYAIETIRKLIGQKPIFGICLGHQLLALALGGKTYKLKFGHRGANHPVKNMKNGCIEITSQNHGFCVDIDSLTSTGASLTHLNLNDNTCEGLELKSERVFSVQYHPEASPGPHDSGYLFEQFINVLDSKKAKSRQNLTVLT